In the Arvicanthis niloticus isolate mArvNil1 unplaced genomic scaffold, mArvNil1.pat.X pat_scaffold_771_arrow_ctg1, whole genome shotgun sequence genome, one interval contains:
- the LOC117702410 gene encoding serine protease 53 isoform X2 translates to MKQTWRPELLIVGAVVVIEGLQAAQRACGQRGPGPPEPQEGNTLPGEWPWQASVRRQGVHICSGSLVADTWVLTAAHCFEKMATAELSSWSVVLGSLKQEGQSLGAEEVGVAALQIPKAYNHYSQGSDLALLQLTHPTVHTTLCLPQPTHHFPFGASCWATGWDQNTSDVSRTLRNLRLRLISRPTCNCLYNRLHQRLLANPARPGMLCGGAQPGVQGPCQGDSGGPVMCREPDGHWVQVGIISFTSRCAQEDTPVLLTDMAAHSSWLQAHVHGAAFLVQDPGVVKMSDENSCVGGKLQVSRAEIQEACGSLRSQGPQAGALSQWPWDARLKHHGKLACGGALVSEVVVLTAAHCFIGRQTLEEWSVGLGAGPEEWGLKQLILHGAYTHPEGGYDVAFLLLAQPVTLGPGLRPLCLPYADHHLPDGEHGWVLGLTQEAGINYLQTVPVTVLGPMACSRQYAAPGSTGIPILPGMVCTTVVGEPPHCEGLSGAPLVHEIRGTWFLAGLHSFGDTCQGSEKPAVFAALSAYEDWVSNLDWQVYFAEEPEPEPEPEAGSCLVNLSQPASC, encoded by the exons ATGAAGCAGACCTGGAGACCAGAGCTGCTTATTGTGGGAGCTGTGGTCGTGATAGAGG GTCTTCAAGCAGCTCAGCGTG CATGCGGGCAGCGTGGCCCTGGCCCCCCAGAGCCTCAGGAAGGCAACACATTACCTGGCGAATGGCCCTGGCAGGCCAGTGTGAGACGACAGGGTGTACACATCTGCAGTGGCTCCTTGGTGGCAGATACCTGGGTCCTCACAGCTGCTCACTGCTTTGAAAA GATGGCCACAGCAGAACTGAGCTCCTGGTccgtggtcctgggttctctcaAGCAGGAGGGGCAGAGCCTGGGTGCTGAAGAGGTGGGAGTTGCTGCCCTGCAGATACCCAAGGCCTATAACCACTATAGCCAGGGATCAGACCTGGCCCTGCTCCAGCTCACCCACCCCACAGTTCACACAACCCTATGCttgccccaacccacccaccatTTCCCCTTTGGAGCTTCTTGCTGGGCCACTGGCTGGGACCAGAACACCAGTGATG TTTCCAGAACCCTACGGAACCTGCGCCTTCGTCTCATCAGCCGCCCCACCTGTAACTGTCTCTACAATCGGTTGCACCAGAGGCTGCTGGCCAACCCAGCAAGACCTGGGATGCTGTGTGGGGGTGCACAGCCAGGGGTACAGGGACCCTGCCAG GGAGATTCTGGGGGACCTGTGATGTGCCGTGAACCTGATGGACACTGGGTTCAGGTTGGGATCATTAGTTTCACATCAAGATGTGCCCAAGAGGACACCCCTGTGCTGCTGACTGACATGGCAGCACACAGTTCATGGCTGCAGGCTCATGTTCACGGGGCAGCTTTCTTGGTGCAGGACCCAGGAGTTGTGAAGATGAGTGATGAGAACAGCTGTGTAG GGGGAAAGCTGCAAGTTTCCAGGGCAGAGATCCAGGAAG CATGTGGCTCCTTGAGGAGTCAGGGACCTCAGGCAGGAGCCCTCTCTCAGTGGCCCTGGGATGCCAGGCTGAAGCACCATGGGAAGCTGGCTTGTGGTGGAGCCCTGGTATCAGAGGTGGTGGTGCTGACTGCTGCTCACTGCTTTATCGG GCGCCAAACCCTAGAGGAATGGAGTGTAGGACTGGGGGCTGGACCAGAGGAATGGGGCCTGAAGCAACTCATTCTGCATGGGGCCTACACTCACCCAGAAGGTGGCTATGATGTGGCCTTCCTGCTGCTGGCTCAGCCTGTGACACTGGGCCCTGGCCTAAGGCCCCTTTGCTTGCCCTATGCTGATCACCACCTGCCTGATGGTGAACATGGCTGGGTTCTCGGGCTGACCCAAGAAGCAG GCATCAACTACCTCCAGACAGTACCTGTGACAGTCCTGGGGCCAATGGCCTGTAGCAGACAATATGCAGCTCCTGGGAGCACGGGTATTCCCATTCTGCCAGGGATGGTATGCACCACTGTTGTGGGTGAGCCACCTCACTGTGAG GGCCTTTCTGGGGCACCACTTGTACATGAGATCAGGGGCACATGGTTCCTGGCTGGACTGCACAGCTTTGGAGACACCTGCCAAGGCTCCGAAAAGCCTGCAGTTTTTGCAGCACTCTCTGCCTACGAGGACTGGGTCAGCAATCTAGACTGGCAGGTCTACTTCGCTGaggagcctgagcctgagcctgagcctgaggctggaaGCTGCCTGGTCAACTTAA GCCAACCAGCCAGCTGTTGA
- the LOC117702410 gene encoding serine protease 53 isoform X4 — MKQTWRPELLIVGAVVVIEGLQAAQRACGQRGPGPPEPQEGNTLPGEWPWQASVRRQGVHICSGSLVADTWVLTAAHCFEKMATAELSSWSVVLGSLKQEGQSLGAEEVGVAALQIPKAYNHYSQGSDLALLQLTHPTVHTTLCLPQPTHHFPFGASCWATGWDQNTSDVSRTLRNLRLRLISRPTCNCLYNRLHQRLLANPARPGMLCGGAQPGVQGPCQGDSGGPVMCREPDGHWVQVGIISFTSRCAQEDTPVLLTDMAAHSSWLQAHVHGAAFLVQDPGVVKMSDENSCVACGSLRSQGPQAGALSQWPWDARLKHHGKLACGGALVSEVVVLTAAHCFIGRQTLEEWSVGLGAGPEEWGLKQLILHGAYTHPEGGYDVAFLLLAQPVTLGPGLRPLCLPYADHHLPDGEHGWVLGLTQEAGINYLQTVPVTVLGPMACSRQYAAPGSTGIPILPGMVCTTVVGEPPHCEGLSGAPLVHEIRGTWFLAGLHSFGDTCQGSEKPAVFAALSAYEDWVSNLDWQVYFAEEPEPEPEPEAGSCLVNLSQPASC, encoded by the exons ATGAAGCAGACCTGGAGACCAGAGCTGCTTATTGTGGGAGCTGTGGTCGTGATAGAGG GTCTTCAAGCAGCTCAGCGTG CATGCGGGCAGCGTGGCCCTGGCCCCCCAGAGCCTCAGGAAGGCAACACATTACCTGGCGAATGGCCCTGGCAGGCCAGTGTGAGACGACAGGGTGTACACATCTGCAGTGGCTCCTTGGTGGCAGATACCTGGGTCCTCACAGCTGCTCACTGCTTTGAAAA GATGGCCACAGCAGAACTGAGCTCCTGGTccgtggtcctgggttctctcaAGCAGGAGGGGCAGAGCCTGGGTGCTGAAGAGGTGGGAGTTGCTGCCCTGCAGATACCCAAGGCCTATAACCACTATAGCCAGGGATCAGACCTGGCCCTGCTCCAGCTCACCCACCCCACAGTTCACACAACCCTATGCttgccccaacccacccaccatTTCCCCTTTGGAGCTTCTTGCTGGGCCACTGGCTGGGACCAGAACACCAGTGATG TTTCCAGAACCCTACGGAACCTGCGCCTTCGTCTCATCAGCCGCCCCACCTGTAACTGTCTCTACAATCGGTTGCACCAGAGGCTGCTGGCCAACCCAGCAAGACCTGGGATGCTGTGTGGGGGTGCACAGCCAGGGGTACAGGGACCCTGCCAG GGAGATTCTGGGGGACCTGTGATGTGCCGTGAACCTGATGGACACTGGGTTCAGGTTGGGATCATTAGTTTCACATCAAGATGTGCCCAAGAGGACACCCCTGTGCTGCTGACTGACATGGCAGCACACAGTTCATGGCTGCAGGCTCATGTTCACGGGGCAGCTTTCTTGGTGCAGGACCCAGGAGTTGTGAAGATGAGTGATGAGAACAGCTGTGTAG CATGTGGCTCCTTGAGGAGTCAGGGACCTCAGGCAGGAGCCCTCTCTCAGTGGCCCTGGGATGCCAGGCTGAAGCACCATGGGAAGCTGGCTTGTGGTGGAGCCCTGGTATCAGAGGTGGTGGTGCTGACTGCTGCTCACTGCTTTATCGG GCGCCAAACCCTAGAGGAATGGAGTGTAGGACTGGGGGCTGGACCAGAGGAATGGGGCCTGAAGCAACTCATTCTGCATGGGGCCTACACTCACCCAGAAGGTGGCTATGATGTGGCCTTCCTGCTGCTGGCTCAGCCTGTGACACTGGGCCCTGGCCTAAGGCCCCTTTGCTTGCCCTATGCTGATCACCACCTGCCTGATGGTGAACATGGCTGGGTTCTCGGGCTGACCCAAGAAGCAG GCATCAACTACCTCCAGACAGTACCTGTGACAGTCCTGGGGCCAATGGCCTGTAGCAGACAATATGCAGCTCCTGGGAGCACGGGTATTCCCATTCTGCCAGGGATGGTATGCACCACTGTTGTGGGTGAGCCACCTCACTGTGAG GGCCTTTCTGGGGCACCACTTGTACATGAGATCAGGGGCACATGGTTCCTGGCTGGACTGCACAGCTTTGGAGACACCTGCCAAGGCTCCGAAAAGCCTGCAGTTTTTGCAGCACTCTCTGCCTACGAGGACTGGGTCAGCAATCTAGACTGGCAGGTCTACTTCGCTGaggagcctgagcctgagcctgagcctgaggctggaaGCTGCCTGGTCAACTTAA GCCAACCAGCCAGCTGTTGA
- the LOC117702410 gene encoding serine protease 53 isoform X1, with protein sequence MKQTWRPELLIVGAVVVIEGLQAAQRACGQRGPGPPEPQEGNTLPGEWPWQASVRRQGVHICSGSLVADTWVLTAAHCFEKMATAELSSWSVVLGSLKQEGQSLGAEEVGVAALQIPKAYNHYSQGSDLALLQLTHPTVHTTLCLPQPTHHFPFGASCWATGWDQNTSDELDSTSSPLPVSRTLRNLRLRLISRPTCNCLYNRLHQRLLANPARPGMLCGGAQPGVQGPCQGDSGGPVMCREPDGHWVQVGIISFTSRCAQEDTPVLLTDMAAHSSWLQAHVHGAAFLVQDPGVVKMSDENSCVGGKLQVSRAEIQEACGSLRSQGPQAGALSQWPWDARLKHHGKLACGGALVSEVVVLTAAHCFIGRQTLEEWSVGLGAGPEEWGLKQLILHGAYTHPEGGYDVAFLLLAQPVTLGPGLRPLCLPYADHHLPDGEHGWVLGLTQEAGINYLQTVPVTVLGPMACSRQYAAPGSTGIPILPGMVCTTVVGEPPHCEGLSGAPLVHEIRGTWFLAGLHSFGDTCQGSEKPAVFAALSAYEDWVSNLDWQVYFAEEPEPEPEPEAGSCLVNLSQPASC encoded by the exons ATGAAGCAGACCTGGAGACCAGAGCTGCTTATTGTGGGAGCTGTGGTCGTGATAGAGG GTCTTCAAGCAGCTCAGCGTG CATGCGGGCAGCGTGGCCCTGGCCCCCCAGAGCCTCAGGAAGGCAACACATTACCTGGCGAATGGCCCTGGCAGGCCAGTGTGAGACGACAGGGTGTACACATCTGCAGTGGCTCCTTGGTGGCAGATACCTGGGTCCTCACAGCTGCTCACTGCTTTGAAAA GATGGCCACAGCAGAACTGAGCTCCTGGTccgtggtcctgggttctctcaAGCAGGAGGGGCAGAGCCTGGGTGCTGAAGAGGTGGGAGTTGCTGCCCTGCAGATACCCAAGGCCTATAACCACTATAGCCAGGGATCAGACCTGGCCCTGCTCCAGCTCACCCACCCCACAGTTCACACAACCCTATGCttgccccaacccacccaccatTTCCCCTTTGGAGCTTCTTGCTGGGCCACTGGCTGGGACCAGAACACCAGTGATG AGCTAGACTCAACATCATCTCCTTTGCCAGTTTCCAGAACCCTACGGAACCTGCGCCTTCGTCTCATCAGCCGCCCCACCTGTAACTGTCTCTACAATCGGTTGCACCAGAGGCTGCTGGCCAACCCAGCAAGACCTGGGATGCTGTGTGGGGGTGCACAGCCAGGGGTACAGGGACCCTGCCAG GGAGATTCTGGGGGACCTGTGATGTGCCGTGAACCTGATGGACACTGGGTTCAGGTTGGGATCATTAGTTTCACATCAAGATGTGCCCAAGAGGACACCCCTGTGCTGCTGACTGACATGGCAGCACACAGTTCATGGCTGCAGGCTCATGTTCACGGGGCAGCTTTCTTGGTGCAGGACCCAGGAGTTGTGAAGATGAGTGATGAGAACAGCTGTGTAG GGGGAAAGCTGCAAGTTTCCAGGGCAGAGATCCAGGAAG CATGTGGCTCCTTGAGGAGTCAGGGACCTCAGGCAGGAGCCCTCTCTCAGTGGCCCTGGGATGCCAGGCTGAAGCACCATGGGAAGCTGGCTTGTGGTGGAGCCCTGGTATCAGAGGTGGTGGTGCTGACTGCTGCTCACTGCTTTATCGG GCGCCAAACCCTAGAGGAATGGAGTGTAGGACTGGGGGCTGGACCAGAGGAATGGGGCCTGAAGCAACTCATTCTGCATGGGGCCTACACTCACCCAGAAGGTGGCTATGATGTGGCCTTCCTGCTGCTGGCTCAGCCTGTGACACTGGGCCCTGGCCTAAGGCCCCTTTGCTTGCCCTATGCTGATCACCACCTGCCTGATGGTGAACATGGCTGGGTTCTCGGGCTGACCCAAGAAGCAG GCATCAACTACCTCCAGACAGTACCTGTGACAGTCCTGGGGCCAATGGCCTGTAGCAGACAATATGCAGCTCCTGGGAGCACGGGTATTCCCATTCTGCCAGGGATGGTATGCACCACTGTTGTGGGTGAGCCACCTCACTGTGAG GGCCTTTCTGGGGCACCACTTGTACATGAGATCAGGGGCACATGGTTCCTGGCTGGACTGCACAGCTTTGGAGACACCTGCCAAGGCTCCGAAAAGCCTGCAGTTTTTGCAGCACTCTCTGCCTACGAGGACTGGGTCAGCAATCTAGACTGGCAGGTCTACTTCGCTGaggagcctgagcctgagcctgagcctgaggctggaaGCTGCCTGGTCAACTTAA GCCAACCAGCCAGCTGTTGA
- the LOC117702411 gene encoding vitamin K epoxide reductase complex subunit 1 isoform X1: MGTTWRSPGLVRLALCLAGLALSLYALHVKAARARDEDYRALCDVGTAISCSRVFSSRWGQGFGLVEHVLGADSVLNQSNSIFGCMFYTLQLLLGCLRGRWAFILLVLSSLVSVAGSVYLAWILFFVLYDFCIVCITTYAINVGLMLLSFQEGPEHKAKKH; the protein is encoded by the exons ATGGGCACCACCTGGAGGAGCCCTGGACTCGTGCGGCTTGCACTGTGCCTAGCTGGCTTAGCCCTCTCACTGTACGCACTACACGTGAAGGCGGCACGCGCCCGCGATGAGGATTACCGCGCGCTCTGCGACGTGGGCACGGCCATCAGCTGTTCCCGCGTCTTCTCCTCTCG GTGGGGCCAGGGCTTTGGGCTGGTGGAGCATGTTCTAGGAGCGGACAGCGTCCTCAACCAATCCAACAGCATATTTGGTTGCATGTTCTACACCCTACAGTTGTTGTTAG GTTGCTTGAGGGGACGTTGGGCCTTTATCCTACTGGTCCTGAGTTCCCTGGTGTCTGTCGCTGGTTCCGTGTACCTGGCCTGGATCCTGTTCTTTGTGCTGTATGATTTCTGCATTGTTTGCATTACCACCTATGCCATCAATGTGGGCCTGATGTTGCTTAGCTTCCAGGAGGGGCCAGAACACAAGGCCAAAAAGCACTGA
- the LOC117702411 gene encoding vitamin K epoxide reductase complex subunit 1 isoform X2 codes for MGTTWRSPGLVRLALCLAGLALSLYALHVKAARARDEDYRALCDVGTAISCSRVFSSRLLEGTLGLYPTGPEFPGVCRWFRVPGLDPVLCAV; via the exons ATGGGCACCACCTGGAGGAGCCCTGGACTCGTGCGGCTTGCACTGTGCCTAGCTGGCTTAGCCCTCTCACTGTACGCACTACACGTGAAGGCGGCACGCGCCCGCGATGAGGATTACCGCGCGCTCTGCGACGTGGGCACGGCCATCAGCTGTTCCCGCGTCTTCTCCTCTCG GTTGCTTGAGGGGACGTTGGGCCTTTATCCTACTGGTCCTGAGTTCCCTGGTGTCTGTCGCTGGTTCCGTGTACCTGGCCTGGATCCTGTTCTTTGTGCTGTATGA
- the LOC117702413 gene encoding branched-chain alpha-ketoacid dehydrogenase kinase isoform X2 produces MILTSVLGSGPRSGSSLWPLLGSSLSLRARSTSATDTHHVELARERSKTVTSFYNQSAIDVAAEKPSVRLTPTMMLYSGRSQDGSHLLKSGRYLQQELPVRIAHRIKGFRSLPFIIGCNPTILHVHELYIRAFQKLTDFPPIKDQADEAQYCQLVRQLLDDHKDVVTLLAEGLRESRKHIEDEKLVRYFLDKTLTSRLGIRMLATHHLALHEDKPDFVGIICTRLSPKKIIEKWVDFARRLCEHKYGNAPRVRINGHVAARFPFIPMPLDYILPELLKNAMRATMESHLDTPYNVPDVVITIANNDIDLIIRISDRGGGIAHKDLDRVMDYHFTTAEASTQDPRISPLFGHLDMHCGGQSGPMHGFGFGLPTSRAYAEYLGGSLQLQSLQGIGTDVYLRLRHIDGREESFRI; encoded by the exons ATGATACTGACTTCAGTGCTGGGCAGCGGCCCTCGGAGCGGGTCTTCACTTTGGCCTCTCTTGGGGTCCTCACTGTCACTCCGGGCTCGCTCAACATCTGCCACCGATACACACCATGTAGAGCTGGCCAGGGAACGCTCCAAGACTGTCACGTCCTTTTACAACCAGTCAGCCATTGATGTGGCAGCAGAGAAG CCCTCAGTCCGCCTCACTCCCACCATGATGCTCTATTCTGGTCGCTCACAGGATGGCAGCCACCTTCTG AAAAGTGGCCGCTACTTGCAGCAAGAGTTACCCGTGAGGATCGCTCACCGTATAAAGGGCTTCCGTAGCCTTCCTTTCATCATTGGTTGCAACCCCACCATACTACATGTG CACGAGCTATACATCCGGGCCTTCCAGAAGCTGACAGACTTCCCTCCG ATCAAGGACCAGGCAGATGAGGCCCAGTATTGCCAGCTGGTGCGACAGCTGCTGGATGACCACAAGGATGTGGTGACCCTGTTAGCTGAGGGTCTTCGTGAGAGCCGGAAgcacatagag GATGAAAAGCTGGTCCGGTACTTCTTGGATAAAACACTGACATCAAGACTTGGGATCCGAATGCTGGCTACTCACCACTTGGCACTACATGAAGACAAG CCTGATTTTGTTGGCATCATCTGCACTCGTCTGTCACCCAAGAAGATTATAGAGAAGTGGGTGGATTTTGCCAG ACGCCTGTGTGAGCACAAGTATGGCAATGCCCCTCGAGTCCGCATCAATGGACACGTGGCTGCCCGTTTCCCCTTCATTCCCATGCCGCTGGACTATATCCTGCCTGAGCTGCTCAAGAACGCCATGAG AGCCACAATGGAGAGTCACCTAGACACTCCCTACAATGTTCCAGACGTGGTTATCACCATCGCCAATAATGATATTGATCTCATCATCAG GATCTCGGACCGGGGTGGAGGAATCGCTCATAAGGACCTGGATCGGGTCATGGACTACCACTTCACCACAGCTGAAGCCAGCACCCAGGACCCCCGAATCAGCCCCCTCTTTGGCCACTTGGATATGCACTGTGGTGGCCAGTCAGGACCTATGCATGG ctttggctTCGGGTTGCCCACGTCCAGGGCCTATGCAGAGTATCTCGGTGGCTCCCTGCAGCTGCAGTCCCTGCAGGGCATTGGCACAGATGTCTACCTACGGCTCCGCCACATTGATGGCCGGGAGGAAAGCTTCAGAATCTGA
- the LOC117702410 gene encoding serine protease 53 isoform X3 yields the protein MKQTWRPELLIVGAVVVIEGLQAAQRACGQRGPGPPEPQEGNTLPGEWPWQASVRRQGVHICSGSLVADTWVLTAAHCFEKMATAELSSWSVVLGSLKQEGQSLGAEEVGVAALQIPKAYNHYSQGSDLALLQLTHPTVHTTLCLPQPTHHFPFGASCWATGWDQNTSDELDSTSSPLPVSRTLRNLRLRLISRPTCNCLYNRLHQRLLANPARPGMLCGGAQPGVQGPCQGDSGGPVMCREPDGHWVQVGIISFTSRCAQEDTPVLLTDMAAHSSWLQAHVHGAAFLVQDPGVVKMSDENSCVACGSLRSQGPQAGALSQWPWDARLKHHGKLACGGALVSEVVVLTAAHCFIGRQTLEEWSVGLGAGPEEWGLKQLILHGAYTHPEGGYDVAFLLLAQPVTLGPGLRPLCLPYADHHLPDGEHGWVLGLTQEAGINYLQTVPVTVLGPMACSRQYAAPGSTGIPILPGMVCTTVVGEPPHCEGLSGAPLVHEIRGTWFLAGLHSFGDTCQGSEKPAVFAALSAYEDWVSNLDWQVYFAEEPEPEPEPEAGSCLVNLSQPASC from the exons ATGAAGCAGACCTGGAGACCAGAGCTGCTTATTGTGGGAGCTGTGGTCGTGATAGAGG GTCTTCAAGCAGCTCAGCGTG CATGCGGGCAGCGTGGCCCTGGCCCCCCAGAGCCTCAGGAAGGCAACACATTACCTGGCGAATGGCCCTGGCAGGCCAGTGTGAGACGACAGGGTGTACACATCTGCAGTGGCTCCTTGGTGGCAGATACCTGGGTCCTCACAGCTGCTCACTGCTTTGAAAA GATGGCCACAGCAGAACTGAGCTCCTGGTccgtggtcctgggttctctcaAGCAGGAGGGGCAGAGCCTGGGTGCTGAAGAGGTGGGAGTTGCTGCCCTGCAGATACCCAAGGCCTATAACCACTATAGCCAGGGATCAGACCTGGCCCTGCTCCAGCTCACCCACCCCACAGTTCACACAACCCTATGCttgccccaacccacccaccatTTCCCCTTTGGAGCTTCTTGCTGGGCCACTGGCTGGGACCAGAACACCAGTGATG AGCTAGACTCAACATCATCTCCTTTGCCAGTTTCCAGAACCCTACGGAACCTGCGCCTTCGTCTCATCAGCCGCCCCACCTGTAACTGTCTCTACAATCGGTTGCACCAGAGGCTGCTGGCCAACCCAGCAAGACCTGGGATGCTGTGTGGGGGTGCACAGCCAGGGGTACAGGGACCCTGCCAG GGAGATTCTGGGGGACCTGTGATGTGCCGTGAACCTGATGGACACTGGGTTCAGGTTGGGATCATTAGTTTCACATCAAGATGTGCCCAAGAGGACACCCCTGTGCTGCTGACTGACATGGCAGCACACAGTTCATGGCTGCAGGCTCATGTTCACGGGGCAGCTTTCTTGGTGCAGGACCCAGGAGTTGTGAAGATGAGTGATGAGAACAGCTGTGTAG CATGTGGCTCCTTGAGGAGTCAGGGACCTCAGGCAGGAGCCCTCTCTCAGTGGCCCTGGGATGCCAGGCTGAAGCACCATGGGAAGCTGGCTTGTGGTGGAGCCCTGGTATCAGAGGTGGTGGTGCTGACTGCTGCTCACTGCTTTATCGG GCGCCAAACCCTAGAGGAATGGAGTGTAGGACTGGGGGCTGGACCAGAGGAATGGGGCCTGAAGCAACTCATTCTGCATGGGGCCTACACTCACCCAGAAGGTGGCTATGATGTGGCCTTCCTGCTGCTGGCTCAGCCTGTGACACTGGGCCCTGGCCTAAGGCCCCTTTGCTTGCCCTATGCTGATCACCACCTGCCTGATGGTGAACATGGCTGGGTTCTCGGGCTGACCCAAGAAGCAG GCATCAACTACCTCCAGACAGTACCTGTGACAGTCCTGGGGCCAATGGCCTGTAGCAGACAATATGCAGCTCCTGGGAGCACGGGTATTCCCATTCTGCCAGGGATGGTATGCACCACTGTTGTGGGTGAGCCACCTCACTGTGAG GGCCTTTCTGGGGCACCACTTGTACATGAGATCAGGGGCACATGGTTCCTGGCTGGACTGCACAGCTTTGGAGACACCTGCCAAGGCTCCGAAAAGCCTGCAGTTTTTGCAGCACTCTCTGCCTACGAGGACTGGGTCAGCAATCTAGACTGGCAGGTCTACTTCGCTGaggagcctgagcctgagcctgagcctgaggctggaaGCTGCCTGGTCAACTTAA GCCAACCAGCCAGCTGTTGA
- the LOC117702413 gene encoding branched-chain alpha-ketoacid dehydrogenase kinase isoform X1 has protein sequence MILTSVLGSGPRSGSSLWPLLGSSLSLRARSTSATDTHHVELARERSKTVTSFYNQSAIDVAAEKPSVRLTPTMMLYSGRSQDGSHLLKSGRYLQQELPVRIAHRIKGFRSLPFIIGCNPTILHVVWQRGASVGVHAAHKTNGGGSPGLLKIFSVCGSPVNSHIYSIQHELYIRAFQKLTDFPPIKDQADEAQYCQLVRQLLDDHKDVVTLLAEGLRESRKHIEDEKLVRYFLDKTLTSRLGIRMLATHHLALHEDKPDFVGIICTRLSPKKIIEKWVDFARRLCEHKYGNAPRVRINGHVAARFPFIPMPLDYILPELLKNAMRATMESHLDTPYNVPDVVITIANNDIDLIIRISDRGGGIAHKDLDRVMDYHFTTAEASTQDPRISPLFGHLDMHCGGQSGPMHGFGFGLPTSRAYAEYLGGSLQLQSLQGIGTDVYLRLRHIDGREESFRI, from the exons ATGATACTGACTTCAGTGCTGGGCAGCGGCCCTCGGAGCGGGTCTTCACTTTGGCCTCTCTTGGGGTCCTCACTGTCACTCCGGGCTCGCTCAACATCTGCCACCGATACACACCATGTAGAGCTGGCCAGGGAACGCTCCAAGACTGTCACGTCCTTTTACAACCAGTCAGCCATTGATGTGGCAGCAGAGAAG CCCTCAGTCCGCCTCACTCCCACCATGATGCTCTATTCTGGTCGCTCACAGGATGGCAGCCACCTTCTG AAAAGTGGCCGCTACTTGCAGCAAGAGTTACCCGTGAGGATCGCTCACCGTATAAAGGGCTTCCGTAGCCTTCCTTTCATCATTGGTTGCAACCCCACCATACTACATGTGGTATGGCAGAGGGGAGCTTCAGTCGGTGTGCATGCTGCCCACAAAACAAATGGGGGAGGGAGCCCAGGCCTGCTGAAAATTTTCAG TGTTTGTGGCAGCCCTGTGAATTCCCATATTTACTCCATACAGCACGAGCTATACATCCGGGCCTTCCAGAAGCTGACAGACTTCCCTCCG ATCAAGGACCAGGCAGATGAGGCCCAGTATTGCCAGCTGGTGCGACAGCTGCTGGATGACCACAAGGATGTGGTGACCCTGTTAGCTGAGGGTCTTCGTGAGAGCCGGAAgcacatagag GATGAAAAGCTGGTCCGGTACTTCTTGGATAAAACACTGACATCAAGACTTGGGATCCGAATGCTGGCTACTCACCACTTGGCACTACATGAAGACAAG CCTGATTTTGTTGGCATCATCTGCACTCGTCTGTCACCCAAGAAGATTATAGAGAAGTGGGTGGATTTTGCCAG ACGCCTGTGTGAGCACAAGTATGGCAATGCCCCTCGAGTCCGCATCAATGGACACGTGGCTGCCCGTTTCCCCTTCATTCCCATGCCGCTGGACTATATCCTGCCTGAGCTGCTCAAGAACGCCATGAG AGCCACAATGGAGAGTCACCTAGACACTCCCTACAATGTTCCAGACGTGGTTATCACCATCGCCAATAATGATATTGATCTCATCATCAG GATCTCGGACCGGGGTGGAGGAATCGCTCATAAGGACCTGGATCGGGTCATGGACTACCACTTCACCACAGCTGAAGCCAGCACCCAGGACCCCCGAATCAGCCCCCTCTTTGGCCACTTGGATATGCACTGTGGTGGCCAGTCAGGACCTATGCATGG ctttggctTCGGGTTGCCCACGTCCAGGGCCTATGCAGAGTATCTCGGTGGCTCCCTGCAGCTGCAGTCCCTGCAGGGCATTGGCACAGATGTCTACCTACGGCTCCGCCACATTGATGGCCGGGAGGAAAGCTTCAGAATCTGA